In Glandiceps talaboti chromosome 6, keGlaTala1.1, whole genome shotgun sequence, one DNA window encodes the following:
- the LOC144436641 gene encoding patatin-like phospholipase domain-containing protein 4, whose amino-acid sequence MSGSHQKLNLSFGGGVFLGTYQLGVAKCLHGRGQALLEHVECYGGVSSGVLAAALLLLCPNKIGEYIAKAKVLADELRKKGGITPELRPSLKHRIKAILESLLPEDAYQTATGKLYITATPFRKRKHDYTIPVYWGDGSSWMRYGLSKGTTGLDIFKKLVDFPADKVHVIKEYKDNEYLINAILGATYIPLWGGAEFVEFDDNCWMDAGFVNSMPNRSCFGNDNRTLTISPFMAENLTICPVKNLNGMERHPSFFSGQPLDWSIWNLTRAKDALYPHSGEVLHDSYEDGFHDGEKFLRKLKGF is encoded by the exons ATGTCAGGGTCACATCAGAAGTTAAACCTATCGTTTGGAGGAGGTGTATTTCTAGGTACCTACCAACTAGGTGTAGCAAAATGTTTGCACGGTAGAGGGCAGGCTTTACTGGAGCATGTTGAATGCTATGGCGGCGTATCCAGTGGCGTCCTTGCCGCTGCGCTGTTACTTCTTTGCCCGAACAAAATAGGG GAATATATAGCAAAGGCAAAAGTGTTAGCAGACGAACTCAGAAAGAAAGGTGGAATCACTCCAGAACTTCGACCAAGTTTAAAACACAGAATAAAGGCTATTTTAGAATCATTGCTACCAGAAGACGCGTACCAAACAGCAACGGGAAAACTATATATAACGGCAACACCATTCCGTAAGAGAAAACACGACTATACTATCCCAGTGTATTGGGGTGACGGGTCATCTTGGATGAGGTATGGTCTGTCTAAGGGAACTACTGGACTTGATATATTTAAGAAACTTGTGGATTTTCCTGCCGATAAAGTACATGTCATCAAAGAGTACAAAGACAACGAATATCTTATAAAC GCAATTCTTGGTGCAACGTATATTCCGCTGTGGGGAGGTGCTGAGTTTGTCGAGTTTGATGATAac TGTTGGATGGACGCAGGATTTGTCAACTCAATGCCCAATAGAAGTTGCTTTGGCAACGATAACAGGACTTTGACCATTTCACCGTTCATGGCGGAGAATCTCACTATTTGTCCAGTGAAAAACCTTAATGGAATGGAACGCCACCCATCGTTCTTTTCTGGCCAGCCGCTGGACTGGAGTATTTGGAATTTGACCAGAGCAAAGGACGCCCTCTATCCACATTCTGGCGAAGTCCTTCACGACAGCTACGAGGACGGGTTCCATGATGGAGAGAAATTTCTAAGAAAGCTGAAGGGTTTTTAA